CACCGCTACTTAGCTGCTGGCGGTGTCAAAGGTGACTCGCATTTTCCTTGGCATGCTCTCTCAAACTTGTCCAAGATCCGTCAGGAACTTGACATCTGGGCGGCCGGCACGCAGGACCTATTCGCCTCAATCGAGGCCCTATTTGGTCATCCAGAGAGCACGCTTCTGCTTCTTAGCAAATTGATATATCACCTAGTCCATTGCCTGCTGTATCGACCGTTTCTTCCTATTGACCTCGCTGAGCTCCGCGGGACGGGCCAGCATCAGTCATGGCAGATTGAGGCTACCACGCTTTGTTTCTCGCACGCCAATGCCATCGCCGAGTTGGTTGAGCTGGCGCGCCATGCGCCGCGCATTGAATGGCCGGACTTGATAGCCTACTGTGTTTGCACCGCTGGTACGGTCCACATTCACGGCGTACATTACAATGGCCGCGAGGGTGAAGTATTCGCATCGAGTGCTGACTTCCTTACGCGTGAGATGAACCAGCTAATATGGCTGCGTCATTCCTGCTCGGGAGTTCAGCACCAGCGCGAGATGCTACAAGCCATTTCGGCATGTCACGCAGATCTGGTGCGAACATTAGCTGCGCGACCGGTGCGGTTCGCACCGGTCTTCCATCTGGAGGATTTTTTCGATCGGTATCCAGGATTAGCTGTTGAAGGAGCGCATGTAAGATTAGTGGATATAGATGACCCGTGAGTTCTCTCTGTTGTTAAGGCTTAATGATCTCAACCTAACGGTGATTTAAAGCGCCCGCTTTGACCGCGTGGATGCCCACGACGGGAATAGAGCGATTTATCCGGCGATCCCACCAGCTACGCCAACTCTCCCATCACAAGCCGGCCGAAGCAACTCGATCAGCTTCAACCCACCCCAGCCATCACCCTCACCATGGCTTGGCCCCGACCTGAGTCTTCCAGACGGCAGTCTCGGGTTCTCTCCGTCCGGGGTAAACACCTCCCCAGCCGCATTCCTCTCCGAGCCATTCAACGCACCGACACCACCGTCACAACCGCAATACGCCACCTTCCCCTTTGAAGCATCCGTTCCGGGGACAGCTTTGACGCCGGACGCTCAGTCCCAAGGTAGCGCCTCGGGGGCGGGAGCGGGGCCGGGAGACCAAGGCTCGTCCGAGAAGGACCCATTCCTAAGCTTGTTGGAGCAGCTAGCGGAAAACGAGCACTCGCAAGGGGGTCCGAGCGAGCtggacttctttcttggaGAGAGCTTAGAGGCACCGAGGGACGGATGCCAGGATGAAGTTGTTAATGCTTAGTTTATGATACCCTCTATGTACTAtgatatataatatatatgaATCTATGAATAACGACGGTTCTATGAACGATCTCCGGCCTGGCTGAAGCCATGGGTGATGGGACTCCTAGTAGTAAATGTCATATTATGTCCGAGACAAGTAAGATATCCCCACGGTAAAGGGCTCGTCCCCTCAGCCCCTCGTCACGCTAGGGACTTTACCGAAGAGCTAAAGGGCGAGAAGAAACAGTTGGCAATTCTCCACAAGCGCGATCGAACTAAGCCCACACCCGCAATCATACCATTAACCGATGAGCCAATCGCATGAAAGGACCAAGACACTGGCCCCCGGAGGATATACCTGTTCGGGTCAATTGTCGCCGATCCCGAAGCCCTACCCTGCGGCACCGCGTACCATAGTAGCTTGGTCTATACCTTGGGGTTAGAGTGGTTAGATCCGACGGTCCACATATCCGAGGAACGGATGTGAGGCTATTTTTTGCACACCCGCGGAGTAAGAATGGCCAAAGAATGAACCCTGACTATCTTTCCCCGGGGCTTAGTGTTCCCCCGTTCCCTGTAAGCGATGGTTTGACCCTGTGTTTCTGCAGGTCCCTTGTCTGGTACATTATACCCTCTAGTGTGGGTTTAATTTATGTTCAATGATGATCTCAATTATTGTGAAGGGTATGATAACATGTGAAAGAATCATAGAATCTCTTGTTGAGACTGGTCTAGTATTGACTCTCTTTTACCATAGTCATATTATACTTTCCGAACGCCTAGTCTACGATGATCAGTATATCACACGCACAAACGTGAAACAGAAGAGTAGATACTCGAGAATTAGCCGATGAAAGAAATGTCCAGCGATCCGTCGAGACTGGCTGCACTGATATACCTATCAGGAAAACTTGCATGAGTGAACAGAGTGGTGGATAAACGAAACGAGATAAGGATACCATTgctattatatatatagggaAGGCTTGTATACTATCATACCTAACAAGTAGCTCTTACCATTCAATCAAAACAAGACTTGGAATCTATATTCTCCAATTAACTAGATATCTTACTATCGCCATCAGGCCTGTAGTCACTTCGCCAAGGAAGGTTACTATGTCATCATCAGTAAAGCATTCAGATTGACTCAAGCTCTACACCCATCGTGAGACTGTAGCCCTAGAGCCTTTGTGCTGACCTTTTCTCCAAAATTTGGTCCCTCACCCATCGGATCTCAAACGCGACTACGTCTGGACggatgagatggacatgAAGACCGCAGTCAGGAAGGTAGGTAAGACGACTGTTGGACGACAATCGGAGTTGCTCAGCCTGTGCACGCTGATCATATTGATCCCAGCGGGCGAGTAGTCTGCGAAAGGCCGCGCGCTGCGCTTCAGTACCGTTGCCCGCCTCCACACCTTTCTCATATATCCGTTGGTAGTCTTGAGAGCCACGACACCGTATAACACTCAGAGGTCTAACTCCTAGTGCTTGGTTCCTATACTGCTCCTTGCTTCCTAGTGTCTTACAGACTTCAATTGCAGCTGCAGATTCAGCCTGTGATGTCGGGAGTCCTCGTGCAATGTCTGCTGCACGAGCCCTCCACTCGTCTCGAGAGAGTTGAGCACTGTCGCGTAACCCCGTGACCTGGCTGAATTTGAGGTCACCCAGTACAGCGTTGATGTCCAGATCTGGATCGTCTAATAGCTCTGCTTGCCTCTCCGTCGATGCATCCGCGAGCACCATTCCGGCTACTTCCTCGGGGTAGAGGTGCAGGTACTCGCGCGCAACAATACCACCATAGGAGTGAGCAACTaagaggaggggaggggTCAGGTCCGCGCTGTGTAGCAATTGATGCAGCTcggtggctgctgttgtGGCCGTTGGCTTCATAGGCCCATCTTGACTGCGTCCTAGGCCGGATCGGTCATAAAGGACAACGGGTGCAAATGTACCCACGAGCCTTTCAACCGTGACGTAGGACGAAGCGACATCTCCTGCACCTGCGAGAAAGATAACAAGCGGCTCCCCAGTCCTACGAGCGACCCCGCCtatggagaggaagaggctgtGTGTCCCGATGGAGAACATCGCGCCGCTTTGGCTACCGTGTGTATCGGACGTCATGAGGCAATGGATATCTATAGCATGATCTGGTATTGAACTGGTGGGACTTCGGATCTAACTCGTGGAGTTAGAAGAGGTTCCTGTGTTATGTCCGATGTTGGGATTTAATCGGTCTTTGTTGTACCATATCACGTGGGAGGAGACAATCTCACTGCGTTCATCATTTCTCGACGAAAGATATTCGTCAGTTGCCTCTGGTACCACAGTGATCAACTCTGGTAGAGCAACACTCCTTGTCAAAAATGATTAACATGGTTCCTCGACATCCTTATGAGTTTTCGGAGAGTTACTATGCGGTGCACGAGCTATTactggaagaagccaagcatGAGCATTTAGTGACTTTAGGCTTACCAGTCACACAGGTAGCTGGACATGTGTTTTAAAGATAGGActcctcttttctggttGTTTACAACCAAACCAGCCAAGCATTGAGGCATGCAGACTGGGCTAATTCATCATAGGTCCTGAAGAATCCTTGAGGCCCATACCGTGTTGAATTGCAACCTGACTCGTCCACTCAGGTAGTAAGAACAGCTGTGTGCATCATCCTTAATGTACAACGCAAGGCAGCTTCATCGAGGCATGGACAGATAAGATAATAACGTTATTATTGGTTAATGAAGCTACTTGTATAACTTAGGAAATCGGGATACAATTGCCTCTTAGAGCACATGTGACCATTGAACCCTTTATTTCCGGGCGAGTGAATCATTTTCCTTGTCTGCATGGCATACTGAGGCAACTGAAGGACTTTTCGTTGAATTTCAATTAATTCACTACCGTGGGAGGCTAAACAAGTGGGATTTCTTTGTATAAGAAAGCCGCTTTCTGGTTAATGAGAGCTACTTCAATATTTTCATCCCATGCGGCTAGCCGATTAATATGTTTCTTGATTCTTAGCCACACAATTCTGTCTTCGATCTGCTACAATGATCATAGATCTTTCTATCTCCGCTCTTACGTTTTTCTTAGTGACGTATCTGCACATCTCCACGGCCTCTTCCCTGCCTGTGGTTGATCTAGGTTATGAGCTCCATCAAGCATTCTCGCTAAATGTAAAGCACAGCTCACCACAAAAACCAAGGCATTAGCGACTGACACTATCCCAGGAGACTACTAAACTCTACAACTTTAGTAACATCAGATACGCAGCTCCACCTCTAGGAAACCTACGGTTTCGAGCCCCGTTGCCGCCTAAGGTGAACCGCACTAAAGTCCAGACAGGGACAGTAGGTAGAATTTGCCCACAAGCTACGCCGATATGGAGCAGATATATTATGCCGCAGTTTTTGACAAGCTACTTCACAAACGCAACGTTTAGCGCTTCCCTCGATGTCTCCTCCTACCCTGTCCCACTCATCCAGGACCCCAGAATCTCGGAAGAttgtcttttccttgatGTTGTGGTTCCACAGAAAGTATTTGACCGAGCTCAGGGCGAAACCCCGGTACCTAAAGAAAGTTTGGCTCCGGTCATCGTTTATTTCTATGGCGGAGGGTATGTTCTAGGCGATaagggtggtgttgatccATCTGGTCTCATTCAACGAAGTCAACAGCAGGGGAAGGACGGGGTCATATATGTGGCTCTGAACTACAGGGTAAGTATCTCAGTCTTTATAGGTGAAAACAAAAGGACACCCTATCGTTGACTACAATTCATAGCTCGGTGCATTTGGCTGGCTTGCTGGTCACACAGTATCCCGCAAAGGAACCCCCAACGCCGCACTTCATGACCAACGACTCGGCTTGACCTGGGTAGCTCAGAATATTCATCTGTTCGGAGGTGATGCCGACCGAGTCACTGTCATGGGCGTATCTGCTGGATCAGGGTCCATCCTTCATCAACTCACTGCGTACAAAGGGCTCCAGGGACCTTCCCTATTCCAACAGGCCATCCTACAAAGCCCCTCCTGGGAGCCGAACTATGACACAGACAAGCAGGAACGGACATTTCGTCAATAtctcaagctcctcaacgTCAGCACCATCGAAGAGGCTCGCCAGTTACCTTCCGAAAAACTCATTGCTGCCAACACCCATCAGGTTTCAAGCTCACCCTACGGAACATTCACTTACGGCCCCGTGGTGGACGGCGTCTTTGTTGCCGGTCTCCCGGGCAAACTTCTGCTGCGCGGGGAGTTCGATCATAGCGTCAGGATATTGAACGGTCATACTTTGAACGAAGCTCTCATGTACACGCCTCCATCCAGTTTTCAAGAACGGGGTTTACTCGCACTCATGGACGAGCATTTCTTTGACCTTTCGGAAGATATGAAAGAGACCATCGTAAATGTTCTATATCCACCCATTCTGGATGGGAAGTACGGGTACCTCGGCTGGGTCGAGCGAGTCTCTTCCGCCCTCTCAGACATATGCTTTCAGTGTAATTCATACCACTTGAATCACGCATACAGTAACAGCACTTACACCTACGTATTCTCCATCCCTCCCGCTATGCACTGGATGGATCATCCCTACTCATTCTACATTAAAGGTGGAAAGCCTTTAGTTGAGAATCCTCTCTTCCAAGTGACAAACGAGACGGTGGCCTTTATCCTGCAAGACTACGTTACAAGTTTTGTTCAAACGGGAAAGCCGACTTCTTCATTAGCCCCGGCCCTCGAGATATGCGGCCCGGAGAGCCGTGTGGTCAGTATAGGATCAAACAATATCACGCGGATGCGTGATCCAGCTTGCAATGCTCGGTGTGTTTACTGGCAAACTGCGTTTGCCTACAGTCGGGACGACTTGTGAGGCGTATTTCGGTTATTGCATGATGGGTAATGGTTTTGAGAGGTTGGATCAACGCAGATTGTATGGCTGTCGAGACTATGAGGAGTTGCTTTTCAGACTGTAGTGTACAGTGCATACGTACTTCGGGAAGAAAATTGTCAACTAATTTAATATGTTGTGCTATCAAAgactctcttctctcatttGACTCATATTCTGCTACGAACCCCCTAAATCCACATGCACCGTTTATATGAACACATCCCAACTCTCGTATCCTAGGCCTCGTATAAAGGCACAGTCATACATGAACAAGACCCGCACTTCCCCATAGATAACTATAAATAGCCTTCGCCGTCCCTGgaaaatctatataaaacCCGCGACCACCCATCACATACAGCTACTCAACATATCACCAGCCTTCCCAAACACCATAAATAGAAGAAACCCTAAAACAACAACGCGCAATGGAATCCAACAAAATCCCCAACTACAACCCCCAAGAACACCTTACAACCGACATACGAACCGAAATCCCCGCCGAAACAGTCACCACCATAACATCGCAGGCCCCCTTCGTCACCATCCCGGGACTCTTCAACATCCGCGACCTCAGCAGCGGCAATCTGCGCCCGGGATATGCCTACCGCTCCGGCGTTCTAGCCAACATCTCAGACGAGGGCAAAACATCCCTCCGCAATCTAGGGATATCCACCATCTTCGACCTGCGCAGACCAGATGAACGGACTAAATCACCTAGCCCTGTCATCGAGGGCGTCGAGACCGTCTGGGAACCGTATATCCGCGAGCCGGGTCCGATCAATCCTCTAGActtcaaggaagaggatcagGGCGTCTCCGGGTTTCTGAGCATGTTTATGTGTATCATGGAGATCTCGACACCGATCTTTAGGAAGGTCTTTCTGCATATTAGGGATTGTCCGCAGAGAccgtttctttttcattgttCTGGTATGTATTTATGACATTTTGCTTTTATTCTGTGTGTTCATTCTGTTGAATGTActtatgtatatatatgtatgtgCAAGTACTAATGGCTCGGGTCAATCTATATAGCCGGTAAAGACCGTACCGGCGTCCTAGCGGCTTTAATCCTCTTGCTAGCGGATACGCCCTCCGACGCCATTGTCCATGACTTCGCTCTTAGTCGCGTTGGAATCGAACCCGCTCGAAAAATGCTTATGGCGGCCTTTCCGACCCTCTCCGGCGCTGTGACTCCGGAGAATGCCGGGTGGCTGGAACTGATGAGCGCGCGGGCTCCTGCGATGGTTGCGTTCTTGGAGACGGTTGAGCAGTCTTTCGGGGGCGTGATGGGGTATTTGACGGGCGTGCTGGGGTTCTcggatgaggatgtggaaatTATGCGGGCGAATTTGAAGGGGAACTTGGAATTAACGAACGTTCTACTTCCAGTTGGTGTATGATGGAGATACTAGTGTTCATTTGGATAGATGGGTAATGGGGAGGGACAAGTATGAACCATGGGGAGCTTCATCCTAACAAACCCCCCACCACTATGTATTCAATCGATACTTCCCCAATCAGATATCCTGACCATATCTAAGCTTTGCGACCTTTGATAGGCATAATTCAAGCCATAAACGCTATACAAATTAGGGTCCCGATACCATCACATGACATGACATCATGACCAGTATAGTCATTCCAGCATCATCATACCACCCTCTTATAATCTATGAagccagagaaagaagaagtagcATAAATTCATCCGAGTAAAGTACCCTAACACACACGGACAAGTTTCTTCCCGCCTAAATAAACGTACAATGAACACCCTCGACACCCTAGCAACGGACCACGGCTGGGTCCATGGCGCCGTGACCAAACCCTTCACGGCCATCGTCACCCTCTACATGGGCCAGCAATTGGCGCTCGAACTTGCCGTACAGGAGATAGTCAGTGTCATCAATGAGGTATATTACGGGGGTGATAGTGATCTCGGTATCATTTCCCAGAGCCTGTTGTGTCTCTGCGATATATGACACACGGATATAAaacctcctttttttttttttttttttttttttttttttgactaACTGGTTCCTTACTTCAAAGACGAATATCTTAGAGATATATGGAGCACAATAATTCACACATCTCGGAAAATCCCTCGAGAAAAGCCGCACACGCCCCCGGATGTCCCGACAGCTCTCCAGATTCGTCTCGCTGCCCTTCTCCTGACGCTCAAACGCCAGCCGGACCCGGCGCCGATGCCTACAACTCATCTGCAATCGCCTGTTAATGCTCGTCGGGATCTGTCCTGGAGACAGCTGCCGCTGTTCGAAGAGACGGTTTATGAGGCGCTGAAGGATGAGCCCGGGCGACGGGCAAAGTTTACCAAGATCGAGACCGAAGGGTGGGTGAATTTCATGGCGTTTTTGGCGCTAATCACGAAAGAGCGAATCGTGGGGCTAGAAGATATCGGGGTTGTAGTCCTTCGGGAAGCATTGGAGGAGAGACAcgattctcttccttcgacGGACGGGGCGGATGATAGCAAGATCGATGAGGCAACGCGGTTGAATGTGTTTGTAGCTGCGGCGGCTATTTGGGCGGTTATTATGGGAGAGGAGCTGTGGGAGCGAATGGGGCAAGAGGATGAGTGTCCAGTGGGTTTGTCTCTGGGGCCTGCACCTAAGCAACTTATTGGAACAATTCCTAAGCGGCGTTGGGAAATGTGGATTGCTCGACTTCAATTCCTGAGCCTGCGTGAAGATCTTAAGATATGTACAAGAGAGTTGGCAGCGGAAGCCGCTGCTGTTATGATGCGGGTTCTATAACAACAATCAAGAAAAACAGGTGTAATGTATGATGTACCATGGCTCTATAATTGTGAGTAATGCAGTAAATATTAAGAAAACTTCACTCCCTTGCTTGGATCCCAGGTCCCCTGTGCTCCGAATCGAATCCCCATCTCGGGTGACCACACACCGGGAGCCATTGAGGGTCTTGTGTTGGCTCGTGTTGGTTGGGGTGCTGTTAGTGGCTCATCCCTTGGTGGTTGGTGCTGGActggttgaggttgaggtggaAGCTGATTCGGTGGCTGAACTGGCTGGGCAGGCTGGACAGGCTGAGCGGGTTGGGTGGGTTGTTGGCTATACTGGCGTAGATGTGGTTGAGAGAGATTGAGCGAGGCCATCGCCGCAACGCTGGTGATGTCCCTACTGGAGTCAGCGCCTTGAAATCAGTTACTGGGCTTTCGAACTACTCACCCTTCTATTTGGCTTGCCTCCATCCTCCGCTGATGTACAAATGCTTTGCAGTCATCCCGGAATCGACCGACGATCTTGGCCAAATCATTGTAGAATTTCCGTCCCACCTCGATGTTCGAGATGATTTCCTTGTATTTCAGATAACcattttccagctcttgCAAAGCCTTCTCCCGCTCCTTGGTTGAAGCATCGCCAGTGTGCGCCCGAGTAAATGCACGGTTAGCCTCCCGCACCTGCGCAGAAATCTGGTCTTGCTCGTGTTGCTCCTGGGTCACCATCTCCAGATCTGTATCGTACAGATGCAGCTGCTCCTCGAACAAATCTTCGAACTGGCTTGCCTGGATCGCCTGCATGGGGAACTCCCGCTCCAAGCGGGCGGCTTCCTTGAGAAGGGCTTTGCCTGAGAGTTGTTAGTGTTGGTCTTCGAACCCAGCCTTGTAACTTACTGATGTCATCCGTTCTGGCTTTGTCCTTCAAAGCCTGCGCTCGGCGTTTCCGTCGGTTCTCCAGCCGACTTACTTCGCTCAAGCAGCCCCGTAGCCGAATAGATTCCCGTTCGACCTCTGGCGGAATTGCCGCTCTCCGGCTGCTAGGGACGTACATCTCCAAATCCCGGTTAGTACCGGTCAAAACTCGGAAGACTGCCTCCGAGTCTCTCAGCTTCTGCTCTACCAGATTATCGCTACTCTGAGCGGAGGAAAAGTAGCCGTCTATCTCTCGAGCAGTAGTGTACAGCTTCGACGCTGCTGCTTCGGAGGGCTCTCTGGCCCACCTGTCAGTTCCGTATTTGCGGCGCGAAGAGTCatcctctgccttttctgcgGCGAGTAGTTCAACACCCTCATTGTATGCAGCTTTGTCATTGGCCTTCACCCTGGCGGTATCCTCGAGTGATCTCCGCAACCGGTTCAACCCATCTTGCTGGCGCATTTCTTCCGCATGGGAGACCAACGTAGGCGGTAATCCAAGAGGCTTTTCCAGAGCCTGCAAGGAGCCCGGAAGATTCAGAGATGATAATAAACTATACCAGTTAGTATCTTGCTCATCATAGCCTAGATTTTAATACTTACTCCCGTAATTTGTCCGTCATGGTCTCCAGCTCCCCGATAATTGTCTCGTTGACAAGCCGATCACGGCGGTCGGAGTAAATACTGGCAGCGATATGAACGGCATATGGCACCAGCTTTGAAAATAACGGCTGCCCTAAAGGTCCGTTGTCTCCCAACATGGAGATAGCATCAGTCACCTGAGATGGCGCCTTCGCTGCGACCATACATGCTCgatcgatgatcttcaattctgACTTTGGAGGGACTGGATTGAGATAGATTACATCGTTGTCTTTCTCGGCGCGCTTTAAGTCCTCCGTCACACGGTTTTTTAATCCTTGCAAGTCCCCTAGCACAGTGCGATTGATCCAACGTGATTCCTTCAAGGCCTCGTTGACACAAACCTCGCTGTCTCGAAGACGAGCCACCTCTTCACCatactttctcttctccaaacAGTCCAAGGACTGGCGATACTGCGCAGCGGCAGCAAAATGATGATGCTTGGCCGTCATATGGTGAATCCATTCAGGACTAATGGCATTCGATTGAACCGCATAGTCACCTCCTTCTGCGTAAAAATCGGAGACCTTGGCCGCCAGCCGAGCAATGGAAGCATCTTTCAGCCCATCCTTGACGGCCTTCTGCCAGAAGCACTCTTGTCCCTGCGCGAGAAGAAGCTGTTCCAGACTCTGTAGTGTCATatcatccatatcctctGGGGGAGAGGCACGAAGATCAGGGAG
The sequence above is a segment of the Aspergillus oryzae RIB40 DNA, chromosome 3 genome. Coding sequences within it:
- a CDS encoding uncharacterized protein (carboxylesterase type B), with translation MDMKTAVRKETTKLYNFSNIRYAAPPLGNLRFRAPLPPKVNRTKVQTGTVGRICPQATPIWSRYIMPQFLTSYFTNATFSASLDVSSYPVPLIQDPRISEDCLFLDVVVPQKVFDRAQGETPVPKESLAPVIVYFYGGGYVLGDKGGVDPSGLIQRSQQQGKDGVIYVALNYRLGAFGWLAGHTVSRKGTPNAALHDQRLGLTWVAQNIHLFGGDADRVTVMGVSAGSGSILHQLTAYKGLQGPSLFQQAILQSPSWEPNYDTDKQERTFRQYLKLLNVSTIEEARQLPSEKLIAANTHQVSSSPYGTFTYGPVVDGVFVAGLPGKLLLRGEFDHSVRILNGHTLNEALMYTPPSSFQERGLLALMDEHFFDLSEDMKETIVNVLYPPILDGKYGYLGWVERVSSALSDICFQCNSYHLNHAYSNSTYTYVFSIPPAMHWMDHPYSFYIKGGKPLVENPLFQVTNETVAFILQDYVTSFVQTGKPTSSLAPALEICGPESRVVSIGSNNITRMRDPACNARCVYWQTAFAYSRDDL
- a CDS encoding transcription factor domain-containing protein (predicted protein), yielding MASPTLSWTSLLPASFISEDTYPYTVLNPSPQGLDYARQARRLVDIDDPSIEGLQTLLLLSQTFFAYGYGRKAYMALSNAVAMVLALDLYRELPAQSPSRSAEREMRRRLFWTAYTMDRFLTCGSKRPCLLADHSIVLRLPSAGPEAGEWFNPVGPNIQFTSDRRKGPGATALLVDITRILGVTHRYLAAGGVKGDSHFPWHALSNLSKIRQELDIWAAGTQDLFASIEALFGHPESTLLLLSKLIYHLVHCLLYRPFLPIDLAELRGTGQHQSWQIEATTLCFSHANAIAELVELARHAPRIEWPDLIAYCVCTAGTVHIHGVHYNGREGEVFASSADFLTREMNQLIWLRHSCSGVQHQREMLQAISACHADLVRTLAARPVRFAPVFHLEDFFDRYPGLAVEGAHVRLVDIDDPARFDRVDAHDGNRAIYPAIPPATPTLPSQAGRSNSISFNPPQPSPSPWLGPDLSLPDGSLGFSPSGVNTSPAAFLSEPFNAPTPPSQPQYATFPFEASVPGTALTPDAQSQGSASGAGAGPGDQGSSEKDPFLSLLEQLAENEHSQGGPSELDFFLGESLEAPRDGCQDEVVNA
- a CDS encoding tyrosine-protein phosphatase (predicted protein), which gives rise to MESNKIPNYNPQEHLTTDIRTEIPAETVTTITSQAPFVTIPGLFNIRDLSSGNLRPGYAYRSGVLANISDEGKTSLRNLGISTIFDLRRPDERTKSPSPVIEGVETVWEPYIREPGPINPLDFKEEDQGVSGFLSMFMCIMEISTPIFRKVFLHIRDCPQRPFLFHCSAGKDRTGVLAALILLLADTPSDAIVHDFALSRVGIEPARKMLMAAFPTLSGAVTPENAGWLELMSARAPAMVAFLETVEQSFGGVMGYLTGVLGFSDEDVEIMRANLKGNLELTNVLLPVGV
- a CDS encoding putative pH signal transduction protein PalA (predicted signal transduction protein), whose amino-acid sequence is MTLDEHSEHAPFSPSPSQPSPAMMPAATTLKMCFSVSATCGGLKDPVATLPANLLFRNILQIPFRRSHTVSLSDAITQYISTKYDQRPDMFADDLLIIDRLRNEAIHVQEPHVSGISRLVTYAAQLKWLGGKFPVDIGVEFPWYPAFGFNTSRPISQNNIRFELANILFNLVALYSQLAFSVNRTTPDGLKQACNYLCQAAGVLAHLRADILPDLRASPPEDMDDMTLQSLEQLLLAQGQECFWQKAVKDGLKDASIARLAAKVSDFYAEGGDYAVQSNAISPEWIHHMTAKHHHFAAAAQYRQSLDCLEKRKYGEEVARLRDSEVCVNEALKESRWINRTVLGDLQGLKNRVTEDLKRAEKDNDVIYLNPVPPKSELKIIDRACMVAAKAPSQVTDAISMLGDNGPLGQPLFSKLVPYAVHIAASIYSDRRDRLVNETIIGELETMTDKLRDLLSSLNLPGSLQALEKPLGLPPTLVSHAEEMRQQDGLNRLRRSLEDTARVKANDKAAYNEGVELLAAEKAEDDSSRRKYGTDRWAREPSEAAASKLYTTAREIDGYFSSAQSSDNLVEQKLRDSEAVFRVLTGTNRDLEMYVPSSRRAAIPPEVERESIRLRGCLSEVSRLENRRKRRAQALKDKARTDDISKLQGWEAARLEREFPMQAIQASQFEDLFEEQLHLYDTDLEMVTQEQHEQDQISAQVREANRAFTRAHTGDASTKEREKALQELENGYLKYKEIISNIEVGRKFYNDLAKIVGRFRDDCKAFVHQRRMEASQIEGDITSVAAMASLNLSQPHLRQYSQQPTQPAQPVQPAQPVQPPNQLPPQPQPVQHQPPRDEPLTAPQPTRANTRPSMAPGVWSPEMGIRFGAQGTWDPSKGVKFS
- a CDS encoding DUF3632 domain-containing protein (predicted protein), encoding MNTLDTLATDHGWVHGAVTKPFTAIVTLYMGQQLALELAVQEIVSVINEVYYGGDSDLDEYLRDIWSTIIHTSRKIPREKPHTPPDVPTALQIRLAALLLTLKRQPDPAPMPTTHLQSPVNARRDLSWRQLPLFEETVYEALKDEPGRRAKFTKIETEGWVNFMAFLALITKERIVGLEDIGVVVLREALEERHDSLPSTDGADDSKIDEATRLNVFVAAAAIWAVIMGEELWERMGQEDECPVAALGNVDCSTSIPEPA